The following are encoded together in the Streptomyces flavofungini genome:
- a CDS encoding arginine repressor — translation MSHAQDNGPAEQAGPAVPQTRTARHRRIVDILNRQPVRSQSQLAKLLADDGLTVTQATLSRDLDELNAVKIRNTEGDLIYAVPSEGGFRTPRAPLGESAKEQRMRRLSVELLISAEASANLVVLRTPPGAAQFLASAIDQAELHDILGTIAGDDTVMLISREPSGGQALADHLLRLASNEH, via the coding sequence ATGAGCCACGCGCAGGACAACGGGCCGGCCGAGCAGGCGGGACCCGCCGTGCCGCAGACCCGCACCGCACGCCACCGCCGGATCGTGGACATCCTCAACCGGCAGCCGGTGCGCTCGCAGAGCCAGCTGGCCAAGCTCCTGGCCGACGACGGCCTGACCGTCACCCAGGCCACCCTCTCCCGGGACCTCGACGAGCTGAACGCCGTCAAGATCCGCAACACCGAGGGCGACCTGATCTACGCCGTGCCCAGCGAGGGCGGCTTCCGCACCCCGCGCGCACCGCTCGGCGAGTCGGCCAAGGAGCAGCGCATGCGGCGCCTCTCCGTGGAACTGCTCATCTCCGCGGAGGCCTCGGCCAACCTCGTCGTCCTGCGCACCCCGCCCGGTGCCGCCCAGTTCCTCGCCTCCGCCATTGACCAGGCCGAACTCCACGACATCCTCGGGACGATCGCGGGCGACGACACGGTGATGCTGATCAGCAGGGAGCCGAGCGGGGGACAGGCCCTCGCGGACCATCTGCTGCGGCTGGCCTCCAACGAACACTAA